GATGCGCTGATTGCAGCGATAAAGCCGCTCGAGGCCTTTTCGGGGCTTAAGGTGGACGGCGTAAAACGGGTTCAGGGGGCGTCTTAAGTCCGCCAGATTTTGCTTCCATATTAGGCGGTTAAGTGCTATTATTAAAAATACCAAAACAAACAATAAAACGGAAAGGGTAACGGGAGGAAAGGAAAATGCTTACGGTGCAAAGAAAGACAGAGGTTGTTGAGAAGTTCAGGACTCACGGCAAGGACACGGGCTCGCCCGAGGTTCAGGTGGCAATACTTAGCGAGAAAATCAGTTACCTTGATACGCATCTTAAGGTGCATGTATCCGACCACCATTCGAGAAGGGGCCTTCTCAAGATGGTTAGCAAGAGAAGAAGGCTTCTCGATTATCTTAAAAAGCAGCACCCGTCAAGGTACGA
The nucleotide sequence above comes from Deltaproteobacteria bacterium. Encoded proteins:
- the rpsO gene encoding 30S ribosomal protein S15, translating into MLTVQRKTEVVEKFRTHGKDTGSPEVQVAILSEKISYLDTHLKVHVSDHHSRRGLLKMVSKRRRLLDYLKKQHPSRYEKLIGDLGIRK